The Deltaproteobacteria bacterium genomic sequence CAGAAATACAGAATCTAAAAAGGTGTCTGTATCAGGAGTAAGTCCCATCCCCTTCGATCTAGCCATCGATATGAATATAGCCTTCAATTCTTGAGGGGTATAATCTTCAAAGTTAATATATTTTGTAAATCTTGAAGGAAGTCCTGGATTAGCACTAATAAAATCATCCATCTCCTCGCTATATCCCGCGGCAATTACAATAAACTTGCCTCTATCATCCTCCATCCTCTTCAGAAGGATATCTATAGCTTCCTCCCCAAAATCTGTTCCATCACTTTTAGGAGTAAGGGTGTAAGCCTCATCAATAAATAGTACACCACCTATGGCGTTATCTATTACCCTGTTAGTTTTAGGCGCTGTTTGACCTACATATTCAGCTACAAGTCCTGATCTATCCACCTCAATAAGTTGCCCTCTTGATAAAAGCCCCATTGCTTTAAAAATATCAGCTAAAATCCTTGCTACAGTCGTTTTGCCTGTTCCAGGATTACCCTTAAAAACAAAGTGCAGGTTCAAAACGGTCCCTTTCCCACCATCAGCTACTCTTTCTTTTTCAACAGTGATATAGTTTATAAGGTTCTTCACTTCTTGTTTAACAGTATTAAGCCCTATAAGATTGTCTAACGTCTTTAATGCTTCTTCAACTGTTACCTTCTTATCTTTTTCATAAGTTTTTGGAATGTCTTCAGCCTTGATTAACAATAATTCTTCTTTTTCATAATTAACCTTTTCCACTAATCGTTTCGACAGTAATTTTTTACATTCATCAAAAATATTCCTGACTTCTCTCCCATTTGCAAAGTTTTTATCTCTTCGCAAATACATAGCACTAAAAATATCTTTAAGTTTATCCTCTGCCTTATCTTCAACCTTATATTTATCACTTTCAGCCATTTTTTTAAATATAGCCAGCATCTCATCCGCATTGTAATCATTCAAATGGAACTGCCTATTAAATCGCGATTTCAGCCCGGGATTGGCGTTTATAAAATTATCCATTTCTTTTGGATATCCGGCAGCAACTACAATAAATTTTCCTCGGTCATTCTCCATTCTTGTTAAAAGCGTGTCGATTGCCTCTTTGCCGAAAGAATCATTAACCCCTTCAGGGGCCAATGTATATGCTTCATCGATAAATAAAATACCACCCATTGCTTCATTTATTTTATCATTAGTTTTTCCCGCTGTCTGACCAACATACCCGGCAACAAGGTCCTTTCTTTCTGCACCAATCACCTGGCCCCTATCTAATAAACCGATTGCCTGAAATAATTCCCCAAGCTTACTAACAATAGTAGTCTTTCCTGTCCCTGGATTGCCGGTTATTACAATATGTATTGCAGGCTTTGATGTAGAACCGATAATCTTGGACCTATCTTCTTCAATTCTAATACTTGAAAATAAATCCCTTATATCTCTTTTGATATCTTCCATCCCAATCAAGGAATCGACTTCCTTTATAATATCTTCAATACTTTTCTCTTCCGGTATTTTACCCTTAATGTCTGCGGGAATTATAATATTATCATCGTTGGCGCCTTCAGATATTCTTTGATAGTAATTACTTATTATATCATCAACGATTTTAAGTACAAGCCGTGCATTACTAAAGGATGTATCCTTTGTTTTTACTAAATATTTAAACAATCTTTTTAATTGTTTCTCAGCATCAGGATTTAAATTGAATTTTTGTTTCATTAATTCTTTTTCTGCAATCTGAAACATTTCATCAGGATTGAAATCCGGAATCTGGAATATGTACTTAAACTTACTTTTTGCGCTTGGGTTCTCATTGAGATATTCATTTAATCCCTTTGGCAAACCAGCAAGCATAACAATGGGATCGTATCCTGATTTGTCCATTTCCGTGAAGAGTTTATCCAACGGATTTATCTCACTTGAATAGCCAGCGGGTAGTAATTTTTGCACGTTGTCAATAAAGAGAATCCCACCTTTTGCCTTGCCATAA encodes the following:
- a CDS encoding AAA family ATPase — translated: MEDLVGLDDIKQQIQKIINIAQSMTKKKKDGQSVPKVNLHTIIIGNTGTSKSKIGEILCRVFYKYGITAKEDAVMVDAVDYSKFAKDFETNYGKAKGGILFIDNVQKLLPAGYSSEINPLDKLFTEMDKSGYDPIVMLAGLPKGLNEYLNENPSAKSKFKYIFQIPDFNPDEMFQIAEKELMKQKFNLNPDAEKQLKRLFKYLVKTKDTSFSNARLVLKIVDDIISNYYQRISEGANDDNIIIPADIKGKIPEEKSIEDIIKEVDSLIGMEDIKRDIRDLFSSIRIEEDRSKIIGSTSKPAIHIVITGNPGTGKTTIVSKLGELFQAIGLLDRGQVIGAERKDLVAGYVGQTAGKTNDKINEAMGGILFIDEAYTLAPEGVNDSFGKEAIDTLLTRMENDRGKFIVVAAGYPKEMDNFINANPGLKSRFNRQFHLNDYNADEMLAIFKKMAESDKYKVEDKAEDKLKDIFSAMYLRRDKNFANGREVRNIFDECKKLLSKRLVEKVNYEKEELLLIKAEDIPKTYEKDKKVTVEEALKTLDNLIGLNTVKQEVKNLINYITVEKERVADGGKGTVLNLHFVFKGNPGTGKTTVARILADIFKAMGLLSRGQLIEVDRSGLVAEYVGQTAPKTNRVIDNAIGGVLFIDEAYTLTPKSDGTDFGEEAIDILLKRMEDDRGKFIVIAAGYSEEMDDFISANPGLPSRFTKYINFEDYTPQELKAIFISMARSKGMGLTPDTDTFLDSVFLKMHENRDKKFANGRTVRNLFETVIQNQAARIAELMQKEKISSEIRDTIQRDDFKSINT